A single window of Nicotiana sylvestris chromosome 3, ASM39365v2, whole genome shotgun sequence DNA harbors:
- the LOC104230570 gene encoding protein TIC 40, chloroplastic, protein MENIGIVSSPKMVLGVSSNPRNSVITSKPFFGLPHLPKRPSKNARIVRPTTCCEVISCFQGPRLTKKIVLEKKGRDCFASTTSGGQQTSSVGVNPQFSAPSPSSQVGSPLFWIGVGVGLSALFSWLASYLKKYAMQQAFKTMMGQMNNNQNSPFSNTAFSPGSPFPFPPPPPMSGAASSSTPPPASSASFASQPVTVDVSATKVEEPPAVNVKKNDTEAERVPKKNAFVDISPDETFQKGAFEDYKESTETASVTVDQVTQNGAASKSGFGASTSDSTGFGANTSNSTGFGSNTSDSTSSTEKSNPLMSVEALEKMMEDPTVQKMVYPYLPEEMRNPTTFKWMLQNPQYRQQLQDML, encoded by the exons ATGGAGAACATAGGAATAGTTTCATCACCAAAAATGGTATTGGGTGTCTCTTCAAACCCAAGGAATTCAGTAATTACCAGCAAACCCTTCTTTGGTCTTCCTCATCTACCCAAAAGACCCTCAAAGAATGCTAGAATTGTCAGACCCACTACTTGTTGTGAAGTTATCTCTTGTTTTCAGGGTCCAAGGCTCACCAAAAAGATTG TGCTAGAAAAAAAAGGGAGGGATTGTTTTGCTAGCACAACTTCAGGTGGCCAGCAGACCTCTTCAGTTGGTGTAAATCCACAATTTTCAGCTCCATCACCATCGTCTCAAGT AGGGTCTCCTCTTTTTTGGATTGGAGTTGGTGTTGGGCTCTCAGCACTTTTCTCATGG CTGGCTTCATACCTTAAG AAGTACGCAATGCAGCAAGCGTTCAAAACAATGATGGGGCAAATGAATAATAACCAGAATAGTCCATTTAGTAACACTGCTTTTTCACCTGGGTCACCTTTTCCGTTCCCACCACCACCTCCAATGTCAGGTGCAGCTAGTTCATCAACTCCACCACCTGCATCATCAGCATCATTTGCATCTCAGCCGGTTACTGTTGATGTGTCCGCAACCAAGGTGGAGGAACCTCCAGCTGTAAATGTCAAGAAGAATGATACAGAAGCTGAAAGGGTGCCAAAGAAAAATG CTTTTGTTGACATTTCTCCCGATGAAACATTCCAAAAAGGTGCTTTCGAAGATTATAAAGAATCAACTGAGACAGCTTCAGTAACTGTGGATCAG GTAACTCAAAATGGAGCTGCTTCAAAGTCGGGATTTGGTGCAAGTACATCTGACAGTACCGGGTTTGGTGCTAATACATCTAACAGTACCGGGTTTGGTTCTAATACATCTGACAGTACCTCATCAACTG AAAAATCAAACCCGCTAATGTCAGTGGAAGCTCTGGAGAAAATGATGGAAGATCCAACAGTGCAGAAAATGGTTTACCC CTATCTACCGGAGGAGATGAGGAATCCTACAACATTTAAAT GGATGCTACAAAATCCACAATACCGTCAACAGTTGCAGGACATGCTGTAA
- the LOC138886831 gene encoding serine/threonine-protein phosphatase 7 long form homolog — protein MDFPPPAHPGPAEDQLLVLQGDHRSSFVWEGQLSMQPLRPRRPDDLWEFIGEHHFHARVVARLQAMGFYTIFKLGRMQLDWSLITALVERWRPETHTFHLPTGEATITLEDVQGDAGGSRVALSAIRDHMAFLHPDITGETEDLHIERYTRLALLLLFGCVLFPNTSGSKVNMRFLHHLQELDGLPQYSWGAAVLAYLYRSMGRVWAWQRIMSLQPPLPALAPGEAYPFLPLASRWILWRGNYRGTDAHHNLPLIRDVLDMLVDGQTPYNDELVAQLPFYCSVDRMLWSTSVPMIFFDMVEYHATERVLRQFHRPQSIPRDPGWVVIHYQRDDRARLEQHVLIWEEHRADRIPPVPTFAQEATIHMYASWYRRHTRLIIGNPIHVLGERYRPYAGRHEALLGQEMQQHTDIPAVVDYGQRVAQLARRTLFQARDVVRLDHEAQYVAPEDYHRGRGVPRGRGRARGRGVPRDRGAPRGRGGRGGRRGGGPQQGGVEAPVDPPVEGHDEEFGVVALGDDQPGYIPRQDEPSSSMPSYNLQLSLPASQVTPSGALSITGTFDGDASSQPIFEATTCFDEDTTDAYIQEADETTVASDPASCGVDATAHPHIKRRLDDDDPDSVPG, from the exons atggactttcctccgcctgcgcatcccggacctgccgaggatcagctactagtgttgcagggcgaccataggtcctcATTTGTATGGGAGGGACAGCTATCAATGCAGCCTCTCCGCCCCAGGAGACCTGACGATTTATGGGAGTTCATCGGGGAGCATCATTTCCATGCCCGCGTAGTCGCGCGCCTACAGGCTATGGGCTTCTATACGATTTTTAAGCTTGGACGGATGcagcttgattggtctctcatcacggccttggtagagcggtggcgaccggagacgcacacttttcacttgcccactggagaggccaccatcacgctggaggatgttcag GGTGACGCTGGGGGCAGTCGCGTTGCTTTGTCAGCCATCAGAGATCATATGGCATTTTTGCACCCAGATATTACCGGCGAGACGGAGGATCTCCATATTGAGAGGTACACGCGGTTGGCGCTGCTCCTGCTTTTCGggtgtgtcttgttcccgaacacttcggggagtaAAGTGAATATGCGCTTTCTCCATCATCTTCAGGAGTTAGATGGTTTACCCCAGTACAGTtggggtgctgctgttctcgCATACCTGTATAGGAGCATGGGCCGG gtttgggcctggcagcggatcatgtcgttgcagccacctctaccagcACTTGCGCCTGGTGAGGCTtatccgtttctccctctagcttctaggtggattctctggcgtgggaactaccgagggaccgatgctcatcataatctcccccttatcAGGGATGTGCTAGATATGCTGGTGGACGGACAG ACGCCATACAACGACGAGTTGGTAGCTCAGCTGCCCTTTTATTGCTCAGTCGATCGAATGCTTTGGAGCACCTCCGTCCCGATGATCTTCTTCGatatggttgagtatcatgccacagagcgtgtGCTTCGCCAGTTTCACCGTCCCCAGTCTATACCTAGGGATCCTGGATGGGTGGTTATACACTATCAGCGGGATGACCGTGCCAGGCTGGAGCAGCATGTCCTTATTTGGGAGGAGCACCGAGCTGACCGTATTCCGCCAGTACCTACATTTGCCCAGGAGGCCACTATTCATATGTATGCATCATGGTACCGCCGTCACACCCGACTGAttatcgggaaccccattcatgtacttggcgagcgctacagaccatacgccgggagacacgaggcactg ttgggacaggagatgcaACAGCATACCGACATCCCTGCAGTAGTTGACTATGGCCAGCGGGTGGCACAGTTGGCTCGTCGGACCCTGTTTCAGGCGAGAGATGTCGTGAGGTTGGACCACGAGGCTCAGTATGTGGCGCCAGAGGACTACCATCGGGGTAGGGgtgtcccacgaggcaggggtaggGCACGAGGAAGGGGTGTCCCACGAGATAGGGGTGCTCCACGGGGTCGCGGAGGTCGCGGGGgacggcgaggaggtggtccccagcaagggggcgttgaggcacctgtcgacccacctgttgaggGACATGATGAGGAATTTGGAGTTGTGGCGCTTGGAGATGATCAGCCGGGTTATATACCTCGGCAAGATGAGCCTTCTAGCAGCATGCCTTCGTACAACCTTCAGTTAtctctgccagcatcgcaggtcaccccgtcaggagcattgtcgatcacgggtacattcgacggggat GCATCGTCCCAGCCCATCTTTGAGGCCACTACATGCTTTGATGAGGACACCACTGATGCGTATATTCAGGAGGCCGACGAGACCACG gttgcttCCGATCCTGCCAGTTGTGGTGTCGATGCTACtgcacatcctcacataaagaggaggcttgatgatgatgatccagatAGTGTACCCGGGTGA